Genomic DNA from Fimbriimonas ginsengisoli Gsoil 348:
CGGAAGCAATAAGGTCACCCGGTTCGGGCACTTCCAAGGAGAACGCCCCGCTGATGCGGGACCCTCCAGACGGCGCGTCTGGAGGGATCTGTGCCGGCATGGTTCAACTGAAAGTAATCCAAGCGGGCAATCGGACTTTCGCCCATTTCCTTCACCCCTTCAAACCGCCGAGCGCGATCCCCTCGACGAAGTAGCGTTGAGCGAAGAAGTAGACGATGAGCACCGGGATGACGACGAACGAAGCGCCGGCCATCAGCAACGGCCAGCTCATCACGTAGTGGCCGGCGGAAAGGGCGGAGATCGCGAGGGGGAGGGTTCGCATCTCGTCGCTTTTGACCACGATGAGCGGGCCGAGGAAGTCGTTCCAAGCACCGAGGAAGGTGAAGACGGCGAGGGTCGCCATCGCGGGTTTGACGAGCGGCAACACCACCCGGCGGTAGATCGCGTACTCCGACGCCCCGTCCAGCCGCGCCGCGTCGAGGTAGTCGTTCGGGATCGTGAGCATCGTCTGTCGAAGGAAGAAGATCCCGAAAGCGCTGGCGAGGCCGGGGACGATGAGACCGGGATAACTGTCCAGCCAGGCGAGCTGCTTCAGGAGCAGAAAACTCGGGATCATCGTGACCTGAAACGGGATCATGAGCGTCCCCAGTAGGCATAAAAAGAGAAAGTTTCTTCCACGAAACTCATACTTCGCAAAGCCGTACGCCGCCAGGGAGTTCATCACCAGGCTTCCACACGTCACGCAGATGCTCACGAAGAAGCTGTTGAAGAAAAATCGTCCAAACGGCGCGATTCCCCAAGCATCGCTCCAGTTGTGCCACTGGGGAGTCGTGAGCAGTTTGGGCGGAACGGCGAACGCCTCTTGGTCGGTCCGCAACGACGTCAGCACCATCCACAAGAACGGGACCAGCATTCCAAGCGCGCCGGCGAGGACGAGCGCCCACACCAGACCGCGGGCCAGTTTCACTGCCACGTCCGCAGCCTCCGGCCGTAGAAGGCCCATTGCAACCCGGTGAGAACCATAACGATGGCGAACAACAGTACCGCCATTGCGGAGGCATAGCCGAACTCTAGGTTCTGAAAGGCAGACTGGAAGATGTAGAAGAGGTACACGCGGGTCGCGTCGAGAGGGCCGCCGCCGGTCATGATGTACACGCTCTGGAAGACCTGAAATCCGGCGATCACCCCCATGATCGTGAGGAACATGGTGGTCGGCATCAACAGCGGCCAGGTCACGCTTCGGAACGTCGGCCAAGGCCCGGCGCCATCGATCTTCGCCGCCTCGTGCACCTCTTCGGGGATCCCTCGCAGACCTGAGAGATAGATGAGAATCGTGAAGCCGAGCCCCTGCCAAACGCCGACCAGTGCCACGGACGGCATGGCGAGGTTGGGGTCGCTGAGCCAGCCAAGAGTCGACATCCCCACCCGCCGAAGACCCGCGTTCAGGAGGCCAAACTCCGGGTTCATCAGCCACTGCCAAACGAAGGCGACCGCGGCCAGGCTCGTCACGTTGGGCAAAAAGTACAAGCCTCGAACGAAATTCCTGCCTTTAAACCACCTGGCGTTGAGAGCTAACGCAATCGCCAACCCGAGCGCGAGTCCGGTGGGCAAACTGTAAATAACGTAGAGAGCCGTCCGCTTCAGGGTTAACGGCACCATCGGGTCGCCGGCGAGGCGGCGAAAATTATCGACCCCAGCGAATCGGGCGGGCGCGATGGCGTCGTAGTGCGTGAAGCTCATACCGATCCCCCACACGCACGGGAGGACGACGAACGTTACGATAAGCAGCGCGGCGGGAGCTATGAACTCCCATCCGTAGCTTGCCCGCTTCACCGGGCGTCGCCCCGCTTCGATTCCGCGATATCGGCGTTGGTATCTTTCGCCGCCTGGTGGAGCGCTACCGCGGGGTCGCGGTTTTGCAGCAGCACTTCGTCCACAGCCTTGTTCAGCCGCGTCATCATCCGATCGGTGTAGGGGCTTGCGTATTCCAGCGTGGTCCAGCGGTGTTCGAGGACTTCGGGGATCCAGGCGCACTTGTCCTTGAACATTTCCGGCGTCGGCACCCCGGGGATCTGACCGGGTATCCCTTTCACGTCGTGGAATTCCGCCGAGCGCAACGCCGACCACCGGGAGGGAGGCGCCACCCAAAGGGTCTGCCAGTATTTCTTGAGCGCCCACTCGCTGCTGAGGAACTTCACCAGCTTCCACGCCTCGGCCGGATGCTTGGTGTCGCGATCGATTCCCCAAATGCACGAGCCGCTGATCGACATCGCCTTCAAACCTTTGGGAAGCGGCGCCACCCCGAAACGTAAGTTCGGGGCTCCCTTCGAGATCGACGGCGTCATCCAGCTTCCGTCGATATACATCGCCACGTTCCCGTTCTGAAAGAACTTGTCCGGTCCGAGCCCGCCTCGGTCTTCAGTCGACCGGGTGAGGCTGTAGCTCTTCATCAGGCTCCGGTAGAACTTGAGCGCCTCGATTCCCGAGGGGGAGTCGAAAACCGCCCGGCCACCGTTCCATACCCGCCCGCCTGCCTCGTAAAGAAACGGGCGGAAGGTTGCCCCACCCCAGCCCATATCGAGCCCCTTTTGCTCGGGATGGCCGTCCCCATTGCGGTCGATGGTGAGCCGGTCGATGGCGGACTTGAGCTCCTTCCAGGTCCACGTCGAGTCTGGATACGTAAGACCGGCCTTGTCGAAGAGATCTTTGTTGTAGAACAGGCCGAGGATGTTGATGTCCTGGGGGACCCCGTAGGTTTCGCGTTTGTAGGCAAGCCCATCCCAAAGCATCGGTATGAAATCTTTGCGATCGATCCCGTCCGGACCGTCGATGAACCGGTTGAGCGGTAGGTTCAGTCCCCGGCGCGTCCACGCTTGGCTGGTTTCGTACCCTTCTCTCATCACGTCCGGCGCAATCCCTCCGGCATGGCTTAACAGAACCCGGTTCGGATAATCCTCGAAGTGGTGGAACCGCACCTTGATGCCCGGATTCTGCCGCTCGAACTCGGGAATATAGACGTCGGTGTACAGCGCGTTCTCGAACGGCATCCCCCAGACGCTCATTTCGACGGTCACGACGCCCGCGCTCTTTGGCGACGTGGGCGATGCGACGAACGCAATTCTGCCGATGAGCAACAGCAGCGCGGCCAGCGTCAGCAAGCGGATCGTCATCTCAACTTCCCAGCCGTATTGAACCGCCAAACCGGAAGCGGTGTCCAATGAGGGTCTCGGGAAAGGGGTTCGACATTGAACATAAGCTCTCGTTAACTCGCTTGATTCAATTATAGAGAAGCATATTTGTTTTGCATAGGGAAAATGCGCCCCGAGTAATCAAACCCGTCGTATAATCCCGCTGTAGTGCAAAAAATGACTTGGCGAAAGATCGCCGATGAGCTCACGGGGCGGATCGAGAGCGGAGAGTTGACTCCGGGCACCCGGGTGGAATCCGAAGAAGAGATGGCGGCACGCCTCGGCGTCTCCCGACATACCGCGCACCGCGCCATGCACGAGCTGCAGCGGCAGGGGTTGGTCGTTCGGCAACGCCGATGGGGGACCGTCGTCGCCGCGCCCAAGTTGGATGAGAAAAAGCGGATCGCCTACCTCGTCGACTTCGCCGCCAACCGGTTCCAAGCCGACATCATGACCCACATCGAGCATGCGCTCGAAGATGGCACCCGCTTAATGGTTGCCACGTCCCGAAACGATTTAGAGCGGGAGGCCGAGCACCTGATGAAGCTTCAGGGCGAGGTCGACGGAATCATCTGTTACCCTTCCGATGGAGACGCGAACGCCCAGGCGTTCCGCAACCTCGCCGACAGCGGCTACCCGATCGTGCTGGTCGACCGGGCTCCCCGCGGGTGCGAAGATCTGGTTGTTCTTACCGACAACGTGTCGGCTTCTCAGGAAGCGGTTGCCGACCTGATCTCCCGCGGCCACCAACGCATCGCGTTCTTCGGCAGCAACAACGATTACGCGCTGAGCATCCGCGAACGGTTTATCGGATATCGGGCCGCGGTGGAGCCGCTCGGCTACCCCACCCGGCCATACGAGCGCTGGATCCCGCTCCACTTGGATGAGAACTCCGAGATGATGTACCAATCGATCTCGGACGCCCTCATCGCCCTAAGAGCGCTCCCCGAACCGCCGACGGCGGCGTTCTGCGTTCAGGATTGGCTGACCGTCGGACTCCTCGAAGCGTGCGCCCAGCACGGTCTCGAGGTCGGCGTCGATTTCGGAATCGCGACGTTCAACGACTTTGGCCCGATGTTCTTCCGCCAGAGTTGGCGGCTCGACCGGATCGTCCAGCAAATGGAAGCCGTCAGCGTTACCGCGGTCGAGCGCCTGCGAGCCCTTATGCGCGGAGAGTCGCTTACCAAGGGACCGGTCCGCGTCCCCGCTAAATTTCACCCCGCCGAGGACTCTGCGGAGATCCTCGCTTCGTCACTTAACTCCCCTATGGGAGCCATAACCCGATAGTTCGTTCGGGCTATCCGGAGCAGCAACGATGCACTCTGTACATAAAGCATTTACTCTTATCGAACTTCTCGTCGTCATCGCCATCATCGCGATCCTTGCCGCCATTCTCTTTCCTGTCTTCGCCCAAGCCAAGCTAGCCGCCAAAAAGACGAGCGACCTTTCGAACCTCAAGCAGATAGGAACCGCCGAAGCGCTGTACCTCGGTGACAACGACGACATCTATCACTCGCCGGCTCACTACGGCACCCCGACGGGGGACGTGCTGTTCTACAGCATGCTGATGCCTTACGCAAAGAACGCGCAGATGTTCCACTCGCCGGTCTACGGCTTCCGGTGGACGTCGAACGACTTCACCAGCACGTGGGATTGGAATCAGCTCATCGCCAATGGGCTGGCCAAGCGGGATGCGGGGGGAGTCGCCTCAATGGAGGTCTCCTACGGCGCAAACAACACCGAGCAATATGCCTGGGGCAACTGCGGGGGCGCGTTCCAAAACTGGGGGGACGGCTCCAACGGCGTCGGTCACTTCGGCTTGATCCGGCCCGACGGGCAAAACGTCTCCGCGACGGCGGTGGATCAACCGGCGCAAACGTTCCTCTACATCAACGCGAAGTTCCCCGACCTGTGGAACATCGGCGACCGGGACCTGCTCTCAAACGGCCAATTGCCGTGCGGCTACATGTCGATCGGCTACTACGGCTGGAACATCACCGACGGGCAGAAGGCGGGCGCATTTAACGGCCTGAACAACATCTCTTTCGCAGATACGCACGCCAAGTCGAAGAAAATGTACACCTCTTGTCCCAACGAGTGGACGGCTCAGGACGACAAGGCGGTGGACCCGGTTCCGGCCTGCCGACAGTAAAGGAGAAACAAGATCAAGAATCCAATCCATCCGGCCGTCATTGCCGCGGTTCTCGTTGCCGTCGTGGCGATCTTAGCGCTCGTCATGCTTCGGGGCGTGAAGAGCGGTCCCCAGGTGGAAGGGGTCGAATCGATGCCGCCCGAAGTTCGAAAGGCCTTCATGGGCGCCCACAAAGGCGCCCCGGAGACTCCGCCGAAGCGGTGATTCCTGACGGCGTGGTGGCTTCGGTCTGCGGCGTTAGGCGTCGTTACCCGCACCGATCCCTCCAGACGCGCCGTCTGGAGGGTCCCGCAGGAGCGGGGCCGCTCCGGGGAGATGTCCGACCAATGGTCGGACCCTGCCAGACG
This window encodes:
- a CDS encoding carbohydrate ABC transporter permease; this encodes MAVKLARGLVWALVLAGALGMLVPFLWMVLTSLRTDQEAFAVPPKLLTTPQWHNWSDAWGIAPFGRFFFNSFFVSICVTCGSLVMNSLAAYGFAKYEFRGRNFLFLCLLGTLMIPFQVTMIPSFLLLKQLAWLDSYPGLIVPGLASAFGIFFLRQTMLTIPNDYLDAARLDGASEYAIYRRVVLPLVKPAMATLAVFTFLGAWNDFLGPLIVVKSDEMRTLPLAISALSAGHYVMSWPLLMAGASFVVIPVLIVYFFAQRYFVEGIALGGLKG
- a CDS encoding carbohydrate ABC transporter permease, with the protein product MKRASYGWEFIAPAALLIVTFVVLPCVWGIGMSFTHYDAIAPARFAGVDNFRRLAGDPMVPLTLKRTALYVIYSLPTGLALGLAIALALNARWFKGRNFVRGLYFLPNVTSLAAVAFVWQWLMNPEFGLLNAGLRRVGMSTLGWLSDPNLAMPSVALVGVWQGLGFTILIYLSGLRGIPEEVHEAAKIDGAGPWPTFRSVTWPLLMPTTMFLTIMGVIAGFQVFQSVYIMTGGGPLDATRVYLFYIFQSAFQNLEFGYASAMAVLLFAIVMVLTGLQWAFYGRRLRTWQ
- a CDS encoding ABC transporter substrate-binding protein translates to MDTASGLAVQYGWEVEMTIRLLTLAALLLLIGRIAFVASPTSPKSAGVVTVEMSVWGMPFENALYTDVYIPEFERQNPGIKVRFHHFEDYPNRVLLSHAGGIAPDVMREGYETSQAWTRRGLNLPLNRFIDGPDGIDRKDFIPMLWDGLAYKRETYGVPQDINILGLFYNKDLFDKAGLTYPDSTWTWKELKSAIDRLTIDRNGDGHPEQKGLDMGWGGATFRPFLYEAGGRVWNGGRAVFDSPSGIEALKFYRSLMKSYSLTRSTEDRGGLGPDKFFQNGNVAMYIDGSWMTPSISKGAPNLRFGVAPLPKGLKAMSISGSCIWGIDRDTKHPAEAWKLVKFLSSEWALKKYWQTLWVAPPSRWSALRSAEFHDVKGIPGQIPGVPTPEMFKDKCAWIPEVLEHRWTTLEYASPYTDRMMTRLNKAVDEVLLQNRDPAVALHQAAKDTNADIAESKRGDAR
- a CDS encoding LacI family DNA-binding transcriptional regulator; this encodes MTWRKIADELTGRIESGELTPGTRVESEEEMAARLGVSRHTAHRAMHELQRQGLVVRQRRWGTVVAAPKLDEKKRIAYLVDFAANRFQADIMTHIEHALEDGTRLMVATSRNDLEREAEHLMKLQGEVDGIICYPSDGDANAQAFRNLADSGYPIVLVDRAPRGCEDLVVLTDNVSASQEAVADLISRGHQRIAFFGSNNDYALSIRERFIGYRAAVEPLGYPTRPYERWIPLHLDENSEMMYQSISDALIALRALPEPPTAAFCVQDWLTVGLLEACAQHGLEVGVDFGIATFNDFGPMFFRQSWRLDRIVQQMEAVSVTAVERLRALMRGESLTKGPVRVPAKFHPAEDSAEILASSLNSPMGAITR
- a CDS encoding prepilin-type N-terminal cleavage/methylation domain-containing protein codes for the protein MHSVHKAFTLIELLVVIAIIAILAAILFPVFAQAKLAAKKTSDLSNLKQIGTAEALYLGDNDDIYHSPAHYGTPTGDVLFYSMLMPYAKNAQMFHSPVYGFRWTSNDFTSTWDWNQLIANGLAKRDAGGVASMEVSYGANNTEQYAWGNCGGAFQNWGDGSNGVGHFGLIRPDGQNVSATAVDQPAQTFLYINAKFPDLWNIGDRDLLSNGQLPCGYMSIGYYGWNITDGQKAGAFNGLNNISFADTHAKSKKMYTSCPNEWTAQDDKAVDPVPACRQ